One genomic window of Trichlorobacter lovleyi includes the following:
- a CDS encoding restriction endonuclease subunit S, whose protein sequence is MSHAWKRATLHDLVELQRGYDLPSQDRLPGNIPVMGGGGLNGFHAVANVKGPGVVIGRSGAGFGTAFYSEDDFWAHNTVLFVKNFNGNDTNYVYHFLKWFDFSTYNSGGAQPSLNRNFIYPIEIEIPPLPEQTAIASVLSTWDLSIEKTERLIAAKEKWFTSLTQELIHNCTEGLRHVYLRDICEPITRKNSVNELNVLTTSAQHGLISQMDYYKKSVSAEDVRGYYLLKKGEFAYNRSSSNGYPYGAIKRLEDYPQGVLSTLYLCFSLRTDAPCDSDFMAHAFEAGLLNKQLVGVCQEGARSHGLLNITKADFFSLKMALPAINEQRKIAAILTTARQEIDLLKQQADACRRQKRGLMQKLLTGQWRVRSMKENS, encoded by the coding sequence ATGAGTCACGCTTGGAAGAGAGCAACACTGCATGATTTGGTTGAATTACAGAGGGGTTATGACCTGCCATCACAAGACCGACTTCCGGGAAATATTCCGGTAATGGGGGGTGGTGGTTTGAATGGATTTCATGCAGTTGCCAATGTTAAAGGCCCTGGAGTTGTTATCGGTCGGAGCGGAGCAGGCTTCGGCACTGCTTTTTACAGTGAGGACGATTTTTGGGCACACAACACCGTGCTTTTTGTTAAGAATTTCAATGGAAATGACACCAATTATGTTTACCATTTTTTAAAATGGTTTGATTTTTCAACATACAATTCTGGTGGTGCTCAACCATCGCTAAACAGGAATTTCATTTATCCAATAGAGATTGAAATTCCTCCCCTCCCCGAACAAACCGCCATCGCCTCCGTGCTCTCCACCTGGGATCTCAGCATCGAAAAGACAGAGCGGCTGATTGCGGCCAAGGAGAAGTGGTTTACATCGCTTACGCAGGAATTAATTCACAACTGTACCGAAGGATTGCGACACGTTTATCTCAGGGACATTTGTGAACCGATAACCCGAAAGAATAGCGTCAACGAGCTGAATGTCTTAACAACCTCGGCACAACATGGCCTTATAAGCCAAATGGATTACTACAAGAAGAGCGTTTCAGCAGAAGACGTCAGAGGATATTACCTGCTTAAAAAAGGCGAATTTGCCTATAACCGAAGTTCCTCCAATGGCTATCCATATGGCGCAATCAAGCGCCTTGAAGATTATCCTCAAGGCGTCCTCTCCACACTGTATCTTTGCTTTTCCCTAAGAACAGATGCACCTTGTGATTCTGACTTTATGGCCCACGCCTTTGAGGCAGGCTTGCTGAACAAGCAGCTTGTGGGGGTTTGTCAGGAAGGTGCAAGGAGCCATGGTTTGTTGAACATCACGAAAGCGGACTTTTTCAGTTTGAAAATGGCATTGCCGGCGATCAACGAGCAAAGAAAAATCGCTGCAATCCTCACCACAGCCCGCCAGGAAATCGACCTGCTGAAGCAGCAGGCCGATGCCTGCCGCAGACAGAAGCGCGGCTTGATGCAGAAACTGTTGACCGGGCAGTGGCGGGTACGGAGCATGAAGGAGAACAGCTAA
- a CDS encoding HAD family hydrolase: MAKKLIPFAIAYDFDGTLAPGNMQEYDFVPSVGMTKTAFWKEVAELAKEHNADSILMYMMHMLDKAHAAHVPVRKTDFINFGRSVTLFEGVRDWFDRIDKYGKERGLKIEHYIISSGNREMIEGTSIAKKFTAIYASSFVYDHNGVAKWPALAVNYTTKTQFLFRINKGVMNVYDNSKVNEFVPKEDRPVPFKNMVFIGDGDTDIPCFRMVKEQGGHAIAVYKPNTRGTKGKADKLIQEGRVNFIAPANYSENGEIDTVVKAIIDKVAADTALIQLGKRG; the protein is encoded by the coding sequence ATGGCTAAGAAATTGATCCCCTTTGCAATAGCGTATGACTTTGACGGCACCCTGGCACCGGGCAATATGCAGGAGTATGACTTTGTTCCGTCAGTCGGCATGACAAAAACGGCATTCTGGAAAGAGGTGGCTGAGCTTGCCAAAGAGCACAACGCCGATAGCATTCTCATGTACATGATGCACATGCTTGACAAGGCCCATGCTGCGCATGTGCCTGTCCGTAAAACCGATTTTATTAATTTTGGGCGATCCGTTACGCTTTTCGAAGGTGTGCGTGACTGGTTTGACCGTATCGATAAATACGGCAAAGAGCGCGGCCTGAAGATTGAGCATTATATTATCTCATCTGGCAACCGTGAGATGATTGAAGGTACCTCAATAGCGAAAAAATTCACTGCAATCTATGCCTCCTCTTTTGTTTATGATCACAACGGTGTCGCCAAGTGGCCGGCACTGGCGGTCAACTACACGACCAAAACCCAATTCCTTTTTCGGATCAATAAAGGGGTGATGAACGTGTACGACAACAGTAAGGTCAATGAGTTTGTTCCCAAAGAAGATCGGCCGGTTCCTTTCAAAAATATGGTGTTTATTGGAGATGGCGATACGGATATCCCCTGTTTCCGGATGGTCAAGGAACAGGGCGGACACGCCATAGCCGTCTATAAACCCAATACACGCGGCACCAAGGGAAAAGCGGATAAGCTTATACAGGAAGGCCGCGTAAACTTTATTGCCCCGGCAAATTATTCAGAAAATGGTGAAATTGATACGGTTGTGAAGGCCATTATTGATAAGGTCGCCGCAGATACGGCACTTATACAGTTGGGTAAGAGGGGCTAA